Proteins from a single region of Hymenobacter aquaticus:
- a CDS encoding McrC family protein, which produces MPRIMRVLEHSILTIGDQQGTGEERAEFRESHFEALLRYHRTGPGRRYYDVRHRAIRFKHYVGVVQAGDLTIEVLPKADAVPDAATAPNEDFDRWRRLLLRLLAEAGLLPVDSLHTALLHERPHSLLDLYLALFLTEVEHLLRRGLVKRYRAHEGQVKALKGTLLFGQHLSRNAVHRERFYTRHQTYDHDHLLHRLLRQALALLPTLTPHPGLRGRAARALLAWPELPAVRPTAALFARLRYDRKTAAYRPALRIARLLLLRLSPDLHSGPQDLVALFFNMNRIWERYLLRTIRRLAPADWHVGKPPKCVFWQDAAGTTVSRMQPDIVLEHPAHGCLVLDAKWKRPDGYYAEDDLRQLFAYAHQFGATRVRLLYPQPGTESGVEGLFARPLFVEGAGAHPIHCGISYVRVGHEPAAGLATDVDPVSNLLRCSLTQDLATWLPGGAGLSGADAG; this is translated from the coding sequence ATGCCGCGCATCATGCGGGTGCTGGAGCACAGCATCCTGACCATCGGCGACCAGCAGGGCACCGGCGAGGAGCGGGCCGAGTTTCGGGAAAGTCACTTTGAGGCGCTGCTGCGCTACCACCGCACCGGCCCGGGCCGCCGCTACTACGACGTGCGGCACCGTGCCATCCGTTTCAAACACTACGTGGGCGTGGTGCAGGCCGGCGACCTGACCATCGAGGTGCTGCCCAAGGCCGATGCCGTGCCCGACGCGGCCACCGCGCCCAACGAGGACTTCGACCGGTGGCGCCGCCTGCTGCTGCGGCTGCTGGCCGAAGCCGGACTGCTGCCCGTCGATTCGCTGCACACGGCCCTGCTGCACGAGCGGCCCCACAGCCTGCTCGACCTGTACCTGGCCCTGTTTCTGACCGAAGTCGAGCACCTGCTGCGGCGTGGGCTGGTGAAGCGCTACCGTGCCCACGAGGGCCAGGTAAAAGCTCTGAAGGGTACCCTGCTGTTTGGGCAGCACCTGAGTCGCAACGCGGTGCACCGGGAGCGGTTCTATACCCGCCACCAGACCTACGACCACGACCACCTGCTCCACCGGCTGCTGCGGCAGGCATTGGCGCTGCTGCCTACCCTCACGCCCCACCCCGGGCTGCGGGGCCGGGCCGCCCGCGCCCTGCTAGCCTGGCCCGAGCTACCGGCCGTGCGCCCCACCGCCGCCTTATTTGCCCGCCTACGCTACGACCGTAAAACCGCCGCCTACCGCCCCGCCCTGCGCATCGCCCGCCTGCTGCTACTGCGCCTCAGCCCCGACCTGCACAGCGGCCCACAGGACCTAGTGGCCCTGTTCTTCAACATGAACCGCATCTGGGAGAGATACCTGCTGCGCACCATCCGGCGCCTGGCCCCGGCGGACTGGCACGTCGGCAAGCCGCCCAAGTGCGTGTTCTGGCAGGATGCGGCCGGTACCACGGTCAGCCGGATGCAGCCCGACATCGTGCTGGAGCACCCCGCGCACGGCTGCCTGGTGCTCGATGCCAAGTGGAAGCGCCCCGACGGCTATTACGCCGAAGACGACCTGCGCCAGCTGTTTGCCTACGCCCACCAGTTCGGGGCCACGCGGGTACGGCTGCTCTACCCCCAGCCCGGTACCGAATCGGGCGTGGAAGGCTTGTTTGCGCGGCCGCTGTTCGTGGAGGGCGCCGGTGCCCACCCGATTCACTGCGGCATCTCCTACGTCCGCGTCGGGCACGAACCGGCCGCTGGCCTCGCTACCGATGTTGACCCGGTCAGCAACCTGCTGCGCTGCTCTCTCACCCAGGACTTAGCCACGTGGCTACCGGGTGGTGCTGGCTTGTCTGGGGCCGATGCCGGTTGA
- a CDS encoding Wadjet anti-phage system protein JetD domain-containing protein, translating into MITLPELRRKAARHYPALLEAYFTEQELFPLSVRVSKAVDRSQGPEHIYAQQAELLLHSKARTGRGYSLDLKLNRKTRQSEISRIYFETAPDLLDFTDKTAEYADFRRDVELIRTTVPQLAEYVARRPMLVVEQAECWPELLHVCAYFQQCPQPRQYVRNLPLALSTKFIERNQSVLRGLLDFLIPDFVREGEEDFFRRFHLEVEEPSVKMRFLDAALRLHPAVSQLSLWASEFRQLDLPVERVYIIENLTSFLSFPAVPGGLALWGGGFAVSLLSGADWLRDKQLFYWGDIDVHGFQILAQARAHYPALQSILMDEQAFRRFHQNETGGAFQSMDLPVLTFEENRLYQRLLHGNGRLEQEKLPAEYVAAAVAATAPADETQPGTLVAGTVS; encoded by the coding sequence ATGATAACTTTGCCCGAGCTGCGGCGCAAAGCTGCGCGCCATTACCCCGCGCTGCTGGAGGCGTATTTCACGGAACAGGAGCTGTTTCCGCTTTCCGTGCGCGTGAGCAAAGCTGTGGACCGCTCCCAGGGCCCCGAACACATTTACGCCCAACAGGCGGAGCTGCTGCTACACTCCAAAGCCCGCACCGGCCGCGGCTATTCGCTGGATTTGAAGCTTAACCGCAAGACCCGGCAAAGCGAAATCAGCCGCATCTATTTTGAAACGGCCCCCGACTTGCTCGACTTCACCGACAAGACCGCCGAGTACGCGGATTTCCGGCGCGACGTGGAGCTGATCCGAACTACGGTGCCGCAGCTGGCAGAATACGTAGCCCGGCGGCCGATGCTGGTGGTCGAACAGGCAGAGTGCTGGCCGGAGCTGCTGCACGTGTGCGCCTATTTTCAGCAGTGCCCGCAGCCCCGGCAGTACGTGCGCAATCTGCCGCTGGCCTTATCCACCAAGTTCATTGAGCGTAATCAGAGCGTACTGCGCGGGTTGCTGGATTTTCTTATTCCGGACTTTGTCCGGGAAGGCGAAGAAGACTTCTTTCGCCGGTTTCACTTGGAAGTCGAAGAGCCCAGCGTGAAGATGCGCTTCCTGGATGCGGCCCTGCGGCTGCACCCGGCCGTGTCGCAGCTGAGCTTGTGGGCAAGTGAGTTTCGCCAGCTCGATTTGCCCGTTGAGCGCGTCTACATCATCGAAAACCTGACCTCTTTCTTGAGCTTCCCGGCCGTGCCGGGCGGCCTAGCTCTGTGGGGCGGCGGCTTCGCCGTCAGCCTGCTGTCCGGCGCCGATTGGCTGCGCGACAAGCAGCTGTTTTACTGGGGCGACATTGACGTACATGGTTTTCAGATTCTCGCACAAGCCAGGGCGCACTACCCAGCCTTGCAATCCATTCTGATGGATGAGCAAGCGTTTCGCCGCTTCCACCAGAACGAAACCGGCGGGGCATTCCAGTCAATGGACCTGCCAGTATTGACTTTTGAAGAAAACCGCCTGTACCAGAGGCTGCTACACGGCAACGGCCGCCTGGAGCAAGAGAAGCTGCCGGCCGAATACGTAGCTGCTGCCGTGGCTGCTACCGCTCCAGCCGATGAGACACAGCCTGGTACATTGGTGGCCGGAACAGTAAGCTGA